The Brevibacillus brevis genome contains a region encoding:
- a CDS encoding phage baseplate assembly protein V, translating to MSFDHWFYQDERTEEERAKIHGVIVGIVTNNEDPEKLSRVKLKLPLIDNERETDWVRIATLFAGKDRGSLFIPEVGDEVLVAFHWGDVREPFVIGMLWNQENKGPEMAEKNNIRKITTRAGHEVIFGDDPNDGKITIATKKGQQVELSDKDESIVLTESSGNNQIAIKGGNTGEVTVKSGSSTITLNAKGQVTIQSDTSLTIKSTQLNLEAQGAMSIKAGASLNIKSDGMVAINGSVIKLN from the coding sequence ATGAGCTTTGATCATTGGTTCTACCAGGATGAACGAACAGAAGAAGAACGGGCAAAGATCCACGGTGTCATTGTCGGCATTGTGACGAACAACGAAGACCCGGAAAAGCTCTCGCGTGTGAAGCTGAAGCTGCCTCTGATTGATAACGAGCGGGAGACAGATTGGGTGCGAATTGCCACGCTTTTTGCAGGAAAAGATCGCGGCAGCCTGTTTATTCCGGAGGTAGGCGACGAGGTGCTGGTCGCGTTTCACTGGGGTGATGTACGCGAGCCATTTGTGATCGGGATGCTCTGGAATCAGGAAAACAAAGGCCCGGAAATGGCGGAGAAAAACAACATCCGAAAAATCACGACCCGTGCAGGCCACGAAGTGATTTTTGGCGATGATCCGAATGACGGGAAGATCACGATTGCCACGAAAAAAGGACAACAGGTGGAGCTGTCGGACAAGGATGAGAGTATTGTGCTTACGGAGAGCAGCGGAAACAACCAAATCGCCATCAAAGGCGGCAACACGGGCGAAGTTACGGTGAAGAGCGGCTCAAGTACGATCACGTTGAATGCAAAAGGGCAAGTGACTATTCAGTCAGACACATCGCTGACAATCAAGTCCACCCAGCTGAATCTGGAGGCGCAGGGAGCCATGTCGATTAAAGCAGGAGCGTCCCTGAACATCAAATCGGACGGAATGGTTGCCATCAACGGTTCGGTGATTAAATTGAATTAA
- a CDS encoding CIS tube protein — protein MPMVGQEKKAKILVDRNGQGDFKESISVLFNPSEYKVDASNNYSWQKILGQSVPVGMFTSGDIETLSVDLFFDTYEAGVDVRAFTNQVLGLMAVEKKISTPPLCKFVWDSFQFTGVVEKVSQRFTMFLDQGTPVRATLGVTFKGTSVKKSADDIGAAREKVAQQTVNQGDQLYLMAYRSYNDASKWRNIANANGIDNPRLLKPATTLRVPLVR, from the coding sequence ATGCCAATGGTGGGCCAGGAGAAAAAGGCGAAAATTTTAGTAGATCGCAACGGGCAAGGTGACTTTAAGGAGAGTATTTCCGTTCTCTTTAACCCTTCGGAATACAAGGTAGATGCTTCCAATAACTACTCGTGGCAAAAGATATTGGGACAATCGGTACCAGTCGGCATGTTCACAAGCGGTGATATCGAGACATTATCGGTCGACTTGTTTTTTGATACATACGAAGCTGGAGTGGATGTGCGTGCATTCACCAATCAGGTGCTGGGACTGATGGCCGTAGAAAAGAAGATCAGTACGCCGCCCCTATGCAAATTCGTCTGGGACAGCTTTCAATTCACCGGTGTTGTCGAGAAGGTTTCGCAGCGGTTTACGATGTTTCTCGATCAAGGGACACCGGTACGAGCCACGTTAGGCGTCACGTTTAAAGGCACGAGCGTGAAAAAGTCCGCGGACGATATCGGGGCTGCAAGAGAAAAGGTCGCACAACAAACGGTCAACCAAGGAGACCAGCTCTACTTGATGGCGTATCGCTCGTACAATGATGCGTCGAAATGGCGAAACATTGCGAACGCAAATGGGATCGACAATCCCAGACTTCTAAAACCGGCTACTACCCTGCGTGTGCCACTTGTGAGGTGA
- a CDS encoding GPW/gp25 family protein produces the protein MQQPFGEKGWKFPIQVDQATGRIRLSDYEDDIAESIRIILSTAKGERVMRPKFGSGLQGFMFDGTDGTSLALLQSDIAEAIMIWEPRVRDVQVEAKVDKTHSETVNVTISYTVRATSKGYQLLYPVHRLGPHG, from the coding sequence ATGCAGCAGCCATTCGGTGAAAAAGGATGGAAGTTCCCTATCCAGGTGGATCAGGCTACAGGCCGTATTCGTTTGTCCGACTACGAGGATGACATCGCGGAATCAATTCGTATCATTCTATCCACTGCAAAGGGAGAGCGTGTGATGCGACCGAAATTCGGGAGCGGATTGCAAGGGTTCATGTTTGATGGCACGGACGGAACGAGCCTGGCTTTGCTCCAGTCGGACATCGCAGAAGCGATCATGATCTGGGAGCCCCGTGTGCGGGATGTACAGGTGGAGGCCAAAGTAGACAAAACTCATTCCGAAACGGTGAACGTTACGATCAGCTATACAGTACGTGCGACAAGCAAAGGCTATCAGCTGTTGTATCCTGTCCATCGCCTTGGTCCACATGGGTAG
- a CDS encoding phage late control D family protein: MSELKLTTDRHSFDDLRQTYNNFHSPALEILVGGKKLISQVGVAITKATINASLEGKADTFSFSVTNAFDTAAWEFRWVDDYLVPGNEIEIQMGYGTELSSLFYGHITAVSFACVETPTITVKGMDKSFLLMVDNKSASWNKKKYSDVVKELGQKYGLSTQVDDTVQTIETITKTVSETDFQFLNRLAKICNYDFFIVGKNLYFRKPLSNMTPVLTLIWGVSLRSFSVDVNIASQASSYTVRWVDKDKTTVLQEAKATSSDIGKLGTNSKTSADLLRAIGDYFDKYESTKKLDSPEEIKAVAKARLNQLAMNLLDGNCEAIGLPEIRAGRYIMLEGMGKKLSQPYYITSVTHTIDVASGYVTTFQVKGNTI, encoded by the coding sequence ATGAGCGAATTAAAATTGACGACAGACCGCCATTCCTTCGATGACCTGCGCCAAACGTACAACAACTTTCATTCCCCAGCCTTGGAAATACTCGTTGGAGGAAAAAAACTGATCAGCCAGGTGGGTGTCGCCATTACCAAAGCAACGATCAACGCCAGCTTGGAAGGCAAAGCAGATACGTTCTCGTTTTCGGTAACCAATGCTTTTGATACGGCAGCGTGGGAATTCCGTTGGGTAGATGACTATTTGGTTCCTGGCAACGAAATCGAAATCCAGATGGGCTATGGAACCGAGCTATCCAGCCTTTTTTACGGACATATTACAGCCGTTTCGTTTGCATGTGTGGAGACTCCTACCATTACGGTAAAAGGGATGGACAAATCGTTTTTGCTCATGGTTGATAACAAGTCTGCCTCCTGGAATAAAAAGAAATACAGCGATGTCGTGAAAGAGCTGGGACAAAAATACGGCTTGTCAACGCAAGTAGATGATACGGTTCAGACAATCGAAACGATTACAAAGACGGTCTCCGAGACTGACTTTCAGTTTTTAAATCGTCTTGCAAAAATTTGTAACTACGATTTTTTTATCGTCGGGAAGAACTTGTATTTCCGTAAGCCACTGAGCAACATGACACCGGTCCTTACCTTGATCTGGGGAGTTTCCTTGCGCAGCTTTTCCGTTGATGTCAACATTGCTTCCCAAGCCTCCTCCTATACGGTGCGATGGGTAGACAAGGACAAAACAACGGTGCTCCAGGAAGCGAAAGCAACGAGCTCGGATATCGGGAAGCTCGGGACCAATTCGAAGACAAGCGCTGACCTGCTGCGAGCAATCGGTGATTATTTTGATAAATACGAGTCTACGAAAAAGCTGGACTCGCCTGAGGAGATAAAAGCGGTTGCCAAGGCACGCCTGAATCAACTCGCCATGAACCTTCTCGACGGCAACTGCGAGGCCATTGGTCTGCCAGAAATTCGTGCTGGCCGCTATATCATGCTAGAGGGCATGGGGAAAAAGCTGAGTCAGCCTTATTACATCACATCTGTTACACACACCATCGATGTGGCATCAGGCTATGTCACGACGTTTCAAGTGAAGGGAAATACGATATGA